A single region of the Pseudomonas solani genome encodes:
- a CDS encoding ankyrin repeat domain-containing protein — translation MRFKSLLCLSLMLLFGAVQAAEGYVPPVPHKTWFTPTLVEGKGAFCEQALKEAKAYFLTRGRWADFSMRGFEAVYGTPAQLNDGQGPLVFNTYTHPGCGGGCERYQVVASREALRDAGRWDELSRLAQQGPSPARHLSLFRRDKGGFYSIASQSDDDPGTLEINELQGDLRWGNACRIRVIPDGSALTGNVPAEVRRALSELSHASSGWSRGYGYGCGSLSPNWLRDEKRGLSTAEVYYRPWARGLSGTGDAPYAFNLVALQRWAATGVLEYRATQDYQAKMDQAIKAVAGFYKQRFGWSPQQAQAMSSMALQSAISSGMGFSSSDRNRFFPDSELALRNAILAHRPMDEIRAIEGQVRDLSIAIEYPAALEYLIERGTDVNQANAFGKTALMYAAHYNQPESARILLEQGANPNAVTVIPEDDCYYSITTRNMTALHYAARYASPALVRLLVNNGAEPFIQAHREGEEGSTPLDWLNRYTAANAEEPNPNIAPAQLAEVEALLQPPTDEALQARAKRLVLEGEKAYGAGDLKLALRKLNLAINIQPHNERALSDLSLVALRDGDLGLSLQAGQALIDSSKDARLLANAWFNQGLACDTSGSTWFFYNGTRYCRASAVYAYYQALAAHRTEARAAKLLQALQTVPDAEVYRFPFEGSEVRMVKRYGPDHSSLYLYLLHPRGLVIPAERIGWTLSSESKGIREITPSSVGREVLDDDWALTVLRRDERVDAGSLHIHPATPGGGGQ, via the coding sequence ATGCGCTTCAAGTCGTTGCTTTGCCTTTCCCTGATGTTGCTGTTCGGTGCCGTCCAGGCTGCCGAAGGATATGTCCCTCCGGTACCGCATAAAACCTGGTTCACCCCGACCCTGGTCGAGGGCAAGGGGGCGTTCTGTGAGCAGGCGTTGAAGGAGGCGAAGGCGTACTTCCTCACGCGTGGGCGCTGGGCCGACTTCTCGATGCGTGGCTTCGAAGCGGTGTATGGCACGCCTGCCCAGCTCAACGACGGCCAGGGGCCGCTGGTATTCAACACCTATACCCACCCCGGGTGCGGGGGTGGCTGTGAGCGCTACCAGGTGGTGGCCTCCCGGGAGGCCCTGCGGGATGCCGGTCGATGGGACGAACTCAGCAGGCTGGCGCAGCAGGGGCCGTCGCCGGCGCGCCACCTGAGTTTGTTTCGGCGTGACAAGGGCGGGTTCTACAGCATCGCCAGCCAGAGCGACGACGACCCTGGCACGCTCGAAATAAACGAACTGCAGGGCGACCTGCGCTGGGGCAATGCCTGCCGTATCCGTGTGATCCCCGACGGATCGGCGTTGACCGGCAACGTGCCGGCCGAGGTGAGGCGAGCCTTGTCGGAGCTGTCGCACGCTTCGTCCGGGTGGAGCCGGGGTTATGGCTATGGCTGTGGAAGCCTGTCCCCGAACTGGCTCAGGGACGAGAAGAGGGGATTGAGCACGGCTGAGGTGTATTACCGGCCCTGGGCCCGTGGCCTGTCTGGCACCGGTGATGCGCCCTATGCGTTCAACCTTGTGGCCCTGCAGCGTTGGGCCGCCACGGGTGTACTGGAATACCGGGCGACGCAGGACTACCAGGCGAAAATGGACCAGGCCATTAAGGCTGTGGCGGGCTTCTACAAGCAGCGTTTCGGCTGGTCGCCACAGCAGGCGCAGGCGATGTCCAGCATGGCCTTGCAGTCGGCCATCAGCAGCGGGATGGGGTTCTCCTCCTCTGACCGCAACCGCTTCTTCCCTGATTCCGAGTTGGCCCTGCGCAACGCCATCCTCGCCCATCGCCCCATGGACGAAATCCGCGCCATCGAAGGCCAGGTCCGTGACCTGTCCATCGCCATCGAATACCCCGCGGCGCTCGAGTACCTGATCGAGCGGGGCACCGACGTCAACCAGGCCAACGCCTTCGGCAAGACGGCGCTGATGTACGCCGCCCATTACAACCAGCCCGAGTCCGCGCGCATCCTGTTGGAGCAGGGCGCCAACCCCAATGCGGTGACCGTCATCCCCGAGGACGACTGCTACTACAGCATCACCACCCGCAACATGACCGCACTGCACTATGCGGCACGCTACGCCTCGCCAGCATTGGTGAGGCTGCTGGTGAACAACGGGGCCGAGCCCTTCATCCAGGCCCATCGCGAGGGGGAGGAGGGGAGTACGCCGCTGGACTGGCTCAACCGATACACCGCGGCGAATGCCGAGGAGCCAAACCCGAACATCGCCCCGGCCCAGTTGGCGGAGGTCGAAGCATTGCTGCAGCCGCCTACGGACGAGGCCTTGCAGGCGCGTGCCAAGCGGCTGGTGCTGGAGGGCGAGAAGGCCTATGGCGCAGGCGATCTGAAGCTGGCGCTGCGCAAGCTGAACCTGGCGATCAATATCCAGCCGCATAACGAGCGTGCCCTGAGCGACCTCTCCCTGGTGGCGCTGCGCGATGGCGATCTTGGCCTTTCGCTGCAGGCCGGGCAGGCGCTGATCGACAGCAGCAAGGACGCCAGGCTGCTGGCCAATGCCTGGTTCAACCAGGGGCTGGCCTGTGATACCTCGGGCAGTACATGGTTCTTCTACAACGGCACGCGCTACTGCCGGGCGAGCGCGGTATACGCCTATTACCAGGCGCTGGCGGCCCACCGCACGGAGGCGCGCGCGGCCAAGCTGCTGCAGGCGCTGCAAACGGTGCCGGACGCTGAGGTGTACAGGTTCCCGTTCGAGGGCAGTGAAGTTCGCATGGTGAAGAGGTACGGGCCGGACCATTCGTCCCTTTATCTCTACCTGCTGCATCCCCGCGGCCTGGTGATACCCGCCGAACGCATTGGCTGGACGCTCTCGAGCGAGAGCAAGGGCATACGGGAGATCACCCCTTCGTCAGTGGGGCGCGAAGTACTGGACGATGATTGGGCCCTGACTGTGCTGCGACGCGACGAGCGCGTCGATGCCGGTTCCCTGCATATCCACCCGGCAACGCCGGGTGGTGGGGGCCAATGA
- a CDS encoding substrate-binding periplasmic protein, with the protein MKGLFTRLLLSAALAIQAAGAAELRLLTDNHPPLHFERDGELVGFAVDLVRELARETGDSIQLERLPLLRALVIAREGPDVAVFTILRTPEREADYRLVGPVLEVETALYALADHTPAIAGLDNARKVQHIAMPRKWLVYRRLQEMGFTNLYGVDTPEQMMRLLRLGRTELVAADTLSVATLAREEGLAPQQLRYVAPVMHQGSYIAFSRQTDAQVVARWQQALEKVRADGRLVKLERKWLGGPR; encoded by the coding sequence ATGAAAGGGCTTTTCACCCGCTTGCTGCTCAGCGCCGCGCTTGCCATCCAGGCCGCAGGCGCCGCCGAGCTGCGCCTGCTCACTGACAACCACCCGCCCCTGCATTTCGAGCGCGATGGCGAGCTGGTGGGCTTCGCCGTGGACCTGGTGCGCGAACTCGCCCGAGAGACCGGTGACAGCATCCAGCTGGAGCGCCTGCCATTGCTGCGTGCCTTGGTGATCGCCCGCGAAGGTCCGGACGTGGCCGTCTTCACCATCCTGCGCACCCCGGAACGCGAGGCCGACTACCGACTGGTGGGCCCGGTGCTGGAGGTGGAAACCGCGCTCTACGCCCTCGCCGACCACACCCCCGCCATCGCCGGCCTGGACAACGCGCGCAAGGTGCAGCACATCGCCATGCCGCGCAAATGGCTGGTCTACCGCCGACTGCAGGAAATGGGCTTCACCAACCTCTACGGCGTCGACACCCCCGAGCAGATGATGCGCCTGCTGCGCCTGGGCCGCACCGAACTGGTGGCCGCCGACACCCTCAGCGTCGCCACCCTGGCCCGCGAGGAAGGCCTCGCCCCGCAGCAATTGCGCTACGTGGCGCCGGTGATGCACCAGGGCAGCTACATCGCCTTCTCCCGGCAGACCGATGCCCAGGTCGTCGCCCGCTGGCAGCAAGCGCTGGAGAAGGTGCGTGCGGATGGACGGCTGGTGAAGCTGGAGCGGAAGTGGCTGGGTGGGCCGAGGTAG
- a CDS encoding DUF4124 domain-containing protein, which produces MRSPLSLTPALLACALLLTPLAPASAAIFKCKAANGATQFSDRPCGTAENQEEIAHESPAPPAPSSTEQTGKATLPLDDIQASYAAAEQANPPLLTLADLQGTWSDLDFDSPLRGYWVFGSSTVRMDRKGMEIRDRVKITVRFRLKGNLLTYIHEPDSFRNKRWEEKVVIERYEPGRLIDFGSVVLYRVR; this is translated from the coding sequence ATGCGCTCCCCCCTCAGCCTCACCCCGGCCCTGCTCGCCTGCGCCCTGCTCCTCACACCGCTGGCCCCGGCCTCCGCCGCCATCTTCAAATGCAAGGCCGCCAATGGCGCCACCCAGTTCTCCGACCGCCCCTGCGGCACGGCGGAGAACCAGGAAGAGATCGCCCACGAGAGCCCCGCACCGCCAGCTCCCAGCAGCACGGAGCAAACCGGCAAGGCCACCTTGCCGCTGGACGATATCCAGGCGAGCTACGCGGCGGCCGAGCAGGCCAACCCGCCGCTGCTGACCCTGGCCGACCTGCAGGGCACCTGGTCGGACCTGGACTTCGACTCGCCCCTGCGCGGCTATTGGGTGTTCGGCTCCAGCACCGTGCGCATGGACCGCAAGGGCATGGAAATCCGTGATCGCGTGAAGATCACCGTCCGCTTCAGGCTCAAGGGCAATCTGCTGACCTACATTCATGAGCCCGATTCCTTCCGCAATAAGCGCTGGGAAGAGAAGGTCGTGATCGAGCGCTACGAACCTGGCCGGCTGATCGACTTCGGCTCCGTGGTGCTCTATCGCGTCAGGTAG